A genome region from Populus alba chromosome 3, ASM523922v2, whole genome shotgun sequence includes the following:
- the LOC118037867 gene encoding protein FAR1-RELATED SEQUENCE 8 produces MIEIEEVSQNSEQILEEEGDDLEFDSNDLEIEGDDPGIEDNDLGIENNHLELEDKNLENEGHDLPEGNDLEDNCEQLFDIEYHVLENNRDDATVEDVRNGDFLGKDYPPPFVGMEFESYDDAYNYYNCYAKDLGFAIRVKSSWTKRNSKEKRGAVLCCNCEGFKTSKEVHSRRKETRTGCLAMLRLRLVESNRWRVDEVKLEHNHLFDPERAQNSKSHKKMDAGAKRKVEPTVDVEVRTIKLYRTAAVDPLGYGSTNSYEGESSQHVDRSKRLKLKKGDAQIIHNYFCQVQLTNPNFFYLMDLNDEGFLRNVFWIHYRSRAAYGYFSDVVIFDTTCLLNKYEIPLFAFVGVNQHGQSILLGCGLLVDETFETYIWLFRAWLTCMLGRPPQTIITDQCKAMQSAIAEVFPRAHHRFCLPRVAHKILDNLGTLQDYEGFQRTLNMTIHDSLKVDEFEMAWEDMIQRFGIADNEWLRTCYEDRERWVPVYSKDTSFAGISTFLKDESTQFFNGYVNQQTTLKEFFDMNELVLQKKYQKEALDDFESRNSSPILRTGSFYELQLSRVYTNEIFRRFQDEVVMMSSCFGITQVHASGPLVTYVIKERQGEENSRDIKNFEVMYDKRGAEVRCLCSCFNFKGYLCRHALCILNYNGVEEIPPLYILARWRKDLKRFYVPDSGSNNVDIANPVQWFDHLYRQAMQVVEEGMISQDRYMVAWQAFKESLNKVRLVAEKHL; encoded by the exons ATGATTGAG ATAGAAGAAGTTTCCCAGAACAGCGAGCAGATACTTGAGGAAGAAGGTGATGATCTTGAATTTGATAGCAACGACCTTGAAATTGAGGGTGATGACCCTGGGATAGAAGACAATGACCTTGGGATAGAAAACAACCACCTTGAACTAGAAGACAAAAACCTTGAGAATGAAGGGCATGACCTGCCTGAAGGCAATGACCTGGAGGACAATTGTGAGCAACTGTTTGATATTGAATATCATGTCCTTGAAAACAACAGAGACGATGCTACAGTAGAAGATGTTCGAAATGGTGACTTCCTAGGGAAGGATTATCCACCACCTTTTGTGGGGATGGAGTTTGAATCATATGATGATgcctataattattataattgctATGCTAAAGATTTGGGATTTGCTATCAGGGTCAAGTCCTCGTGGACAAAACGCAACAGCAAGGAGAAACGTGGTGCGGTGCTCTGCTGCAACTGTGAGGGTTTTAAGACTAGTAAAGAAGTGCACAGTCGTAGAAAGGAAACGAGAACTGGTTGTCTAGCCATGCTAAGGTTGAGGCTAGTGGAATCTAATAGGTGGAGGGTGGATGAAGTCAAGCTTGAGCACAACCATTTATTTGATCCTGAGAGAGCACAAAATTCGAAGTCCCACAAAAAGATGGATGCAGGGGCTAAAAGAAAGGTGGAGCCCACTGTTGATGTAGAAGTACGGACAATCAAATTGTATCGAACAGCTGCTGTAGACCCACTGGGCTATGGAAGCACTAACTCATATGAAGGAGAAAGTAGCCAGCATGTCGACAGGTCAAAGCGCTTGAAGCTTAAAAAAGGAGATGCACAGAtcattcataattatttttgtcaggTTCAGCTTACAAATCCAAACTTTTTCTACTTGATGGATCTCAACGATGAGGGGTTTTTGAGGAATGTGTTTTGGATACATTATAGGTCTAGGGCTGCATATGGTTATTTCAGTGACGTAGTTATATTTGACACAACATGCTTATTGAACAAATATGAAATTCCACTCTTTGCATTTGTTGGGGTAAATCAGCATGGGCAGTCTATTCTACTTGGTTGTGGTTTGCTTGTGGATGAGACATTTGAAACATATATATGGCTGTTTAGAGCATGGCTTACATGCATGTTGGGTCGCCCTCCACAAACTATCATTACTGACCAATGCAAGGCCATGCAAAGTGCAATTGCGGAGGTTTTCCCTCGTGCTCACCATCGTTTTTGTTTGCCACGTGTTGCACACAAGATTCTTGATAATCTGGGCACGCTGCAGGACTATGAAGGGTTTCAGAGGACGCTGAACATGACTATCCATGACTCTCTTAAGGTAGATGAATTTGAAATGGCTTGGGAAGATATGATCCAGCGTTTTGGAATTGCAGATAACGAGTGGCTTCGAACATGCTATGAAGATCGAGAGAGATGGGTCCCGGTTTACTCCAAAGATACTTCTTTTGCTGGAATATCTACTTTTCTAAAAGATGAGTCCACCCAATTCTTCAATGGTTATGTGAATCAACAAACTACGCTGAAAGAGTTTTTTGACATGAATGAACTAGTTCTACAAAAGAAGTACCAGAAAGAAGCTCTTGATGATTTTGAGTCGAGGAATTCCAGCCCCATTTTGAGGACAGGTAGCTTTTATGAGTTACAGCTTTCCAGAGTGTATACAAACGAAATATTCAGGAGATTTCAAGATGAGGTTGTGATGATGTCCTCTTGTTTTGGCATAACTCAAGTTCATGCCAGTGGGCCTCTTGTTACTTACGTGATCAAAGAACGCCAGGGCGAAGAAAATTCGAGGGATATTAAGAACTTCGAGGTTATGTATGATAAAAGGGGAGCAGAAGTTCGTTGTCTCTGTAGTTGCTTCAACTTCAAAGGTTACTTGTGCCGGCATGCACTGTGCATTCTGAATTACAACGGGGTGGAGGAGATCCCTCCACTGTATATCTTGGCACGGTGGAGGAAGGATTTGAAGCGCTTTTATGTACCGGATAGTGGATCCAATAATGTAGATATTGCAAACCCAGTTCAGTGGTTTGATCATTTGTACAGACAAGCAATGCAAGTTGTTGAAGAAGGTATGATCTCTCAAGATCGGTATATGGTTGCTTGGCAAGCATTTAAAGAATCACTGAATAAGGTCCGTCTTGTAGCCGAGAAGCATTTATAA